One genomic segment of Clostridium estertheticum subsp. estertheticum includes these proteins:
- a CDS encoding right-handed parallel beta-helix repeat-containing protein: MKFFKNKTVIIIMVVFFAFLIGTFVVINKTKDLSLHNINKNDIKKYSLDITGATDTTAAFQKMINSYPSGSTIKLPEGKYSLHGSVKLPDGIKLVSKNKAVFIGTGKNTLFLAGNDNSFQGIEFQNCSTAINIDMKKGLNVTECKFTNKIDYVALNISASSNCIITNSHFDDIRKYGIKIDNDSSNITIDKNNFDNDKVFGGYQKEQISGHIYCLNGNKISVTNNVLKNSGGQGVIFGFNSTTGKGTTNSVASGNTCIGNGQEGLTIYGGDKKVTSGNSLIGNISKNNRFNQIEVWQTKDNIVKNNTVEESIKGVGNLGAICMYETSNTTATGNKVLSAQKNGIDITAGSSNNIVSNNIINNTNGENDNKAPEKGNGILLDSNGKDQPHHITIKDNKISSSNGIISKSGIYSTSNTDQHNTIDNNTIKGYKTGLHEYAKMTVGK, from the coding sequence ATGAAATTTTTTAAAAATAAAACAGTCATAATTATTATGGTAGTCTTTTTTGCATTTCTCATAGGTACATTTGTAGTAATTAACAAAACAAAAGATCTTTCACTTCATAACATCAATAAGAATGATATAAAAAAATACTCATTAGACATAACCGGAGCCACGGACACCACAGCCGCATTTCAAAAAATGATAAATTCATATCCAAGCGGAAGTACAATAAAGTTACCCGAGGGCAAATATAGTCTTCACGGTAGTGTAAAACTTCCAGATGGAATAAAATTAGTTTCAAAAAATAAAGCAGTATTCATTGGTACTGGCAAAAACACTTTATTTCTTGCAGGAAATGACAACAGTTTTCAGGGTATAGAGTTCCAAAATTGCTCTACTGCAATAAACATTGATATGAAAAAAGGACTAAATGTAACTGAGTGTAAATTTACGAATAAGATTGATTATGTTGCATTAAATATATCTGCAAGCAGTAACTGTATTATTACAAATTCTCATTTCGATGATATTCGTAAATATGGGATTAAAATAGATAACGATAGTTCTAATATTACAATCGATAAGAATAATTTTGATAATGACAAAGTTTTTGGTGGTTATCAAAAAGAACAAATAAGCGGCCATATTTACTGCTTAAATGGGAACAAAATCTCCGTGACAAACAATGTGTTAAAAAACAGTGGCGGGCAAGGAGTGATATTTGGTTTTAATTCAACAACTGGGAAAGGTACAACAAACTCTGTAGCAAGTGGTAATACATGCATCGGTAATGGTCAGGAAGGCCTCACTATTTATGGCGGAGACAAGAAAGTTACAAGTGGAAATTCTCTTATAGGCAATATTTCCAAAAACAATAGATTTAATCAAATAGAAGTATGGCAAACTAAAGATAACATTGTTAAAAACAATACAGTAGAAGAGTCCATCAAAGGTGTTGGTAATCTAGGAGCAATATGTATGTATGAAACATCAAATACAACTGCTACTGGAAACAAAGTGTTATCTGCACAAAAGAATGGTATCGATATAACTGCTGGAAGCTCTAATAACATTGTATCTAATAATATTATAAATAATACAAATGGCGAAAATGATAATAAAGCTCCAGAGAAAGGTAACGGGATATTACTTGACTCAAATGGAAAAGATCAGCCTCACCATATAACAATTAAGGATAATAAGATTAGCTCAAGTAATGGAATAATATCTAAGAGTGGTATTTATTCAACTTCCAATACAGATCAGCACAACACCATAGATAACAATACAATAAAAGGTTACAAAACCGGACTTCATGAGTATGCTAAAATGACTGTTGGAAAATAA
- a CDS encoding glycosyltransferase, with the protein MLKQVAGGNNVTILYPGHFTIDKKLRIDENKSFKGVKVYEILNPIGIPLLSGIPSPETYFKNRDINVYRDFLKESKVKILHIHTLMGLDKELVAAAKELNIKTIFTSHDYFGICPKVNLIDLQGEICEEYNNGENCITCNRNGYSSSLVFFMQSRPYRYLKNSSIIKKLRAYKQKLIIKKNHELTETELINEEKNNKNNPSASGYVRFRKNSIDILNNMDFIHYNSSVAKNTYERYINNVNSRVLNISHSNIKDNRIKKHSNIKEPLKITYIGSIEKYKGLYFLLDVLRQLLKNNISKWNLNVYGKNVNINIDEFMGKVKIKGTYVYSDLEELFKNTDILIVPSIWYETFGYIALEAFSYAVPVILTDLVGFKDMVKSGTTGIVIKADEDELYKSLGSIVEDREKLSYINNNILNLASIYTMEKHALDIMELYSGLIKE; encoded by the coding sequence ATGTTAAAACAAGTTGCAGGTGGCAATAACGTTACAATACTATATCCTGGTCATTTCACCATTGATAAAAAATTACGAATTGATGAGAATAAGTCATTTAAGGGTGTTAAAGTATATGAAATACTAAACCCGATTGGTATCCCACTACTTAGCGGAATACCAAGTCCAGAGACATATTTTAAAAATAGAGATATAAATGTATATAGAGATTTCTTAAAAGAGTCAAAGGTAAAAATTTTACATATTCATACATTGATGGGCTTAGATAAAGAGCTTGTAGCAGCTGCTAAGGAATTAAATATAAAAACTATATTTACATCTCATGATTATTTTGGAATATGCCCTAAAGTTAACCTTATAGATTTGCAAGGAGAAATATGCGAGGAATATAATAATGGAGAGAACTGCATAACATGTAATAGAAATGGATACAGTAGTTCATTGGTATTTTTTATGCAGTCAAGACCTTATAGATATTTAAAAAATAGTAGTATTATAAAAAAGCTAAGAGCTTATAAGCAGAAATTAATTATTAAAAAAAATCATGAATTAACTGAAACTGAACTTATAAATGAAGAAAAAAACAATAAAAATAATCCTTCGGCTAGTGGATATGTTAGGTTTAGAAAAAATTCTATTGATATACTTAATAATATGGATTTTATCCATTATAATAGCAGTGTGGCAAAGAATACATATGAGAGATATATAAATAATGTAAATAGTAGAGTTCTTAATATTTCTCATTCAAATATAAAAGATAATAGAATAAAAAAACATAGTAATATCAAAGAACCATTAAAAATAACTTATATTGGATCCATAGAAAAGTATAAAGGATTATATTTTCTATTAGATGTGCTTAGACAACTACTGAAAAACAATATTAGTAAATGGAATTTGAATGTTTATGGAAAAAATGTAAATATAAATATAGATGAGTTTATGGGGAAAGTAAAGATAAAGGGTACCTATGTTTATTCTGATCTGGAGGAATTATTTAAAAATACAGATATACTTATAGTTCCAAGCATCTGGTATGAGACATTTGGATATATTGCACTTGAGGCATTCTCATATGCAGTACCTGTAATTTTAACTGATCTTGTAGGGTTTAAAGATATGGTGAAATCCGGAACTACTGGTATAGTAATAAAAGCCGATGAGGATGAATTATATAAAAGTTTAGGATCTATAGTAGAGGATAGAGAAAAACTATCTTATATTAATAATAATATACTAAATCTAGCAAGTATTTATACAATGGAAAAACATGCTTTGGATATAATGGAATTGTACTCAGGTCTGATTAAAGAATAG
- a CDS encoding right-handed parallel beta-helix repeat-containing protein — protein sequence MTANSTNGPATIDAQKYNLDKTGISDTSASFQKMIDSYPKGSTINLPKGIYKISDTVNLKDGMSLIAGSDVVIEGTGKNTLFATGNDNTFKGIEFQNCSIALRVLYVKGVNITNCRFTNNINYAAIDIYGSSDCTITNSYFYNINKYGIKIDKNSSNITIYKNYFDNPKVFGGYKNSQIGGHVYCLSGTKINVTNNILKNSGGQGIIFGYSSTLGKGTTNCIARNNTCIGNGQEGITIYGGVKKLSSGNSIIGNTSKNNRYNQIEVWQSDNNTVSGNTVEESTAGRGNLGAICLFTTTGTTVTGNTVLSAQNNGIDITAGSLYNTITNNSIANTNLNNNITAPQKGNAILLDSAGISQPQYTTIRNNKISSSNGIIPKSGIYSTSNSNKYNKIDSNSITGYKSGFHSYAKMTCGM from the coding sequence GTGACAGCTAATTCAACTAATGGTCCTGCAACAATAGATGCTCAAAAATATAATTTGGATAAAACGGGAATATCAGATACCTCTGCTTCATTTCAAAAAATGATAGATTCATATCCAAAAGGTAGTACTATTAATTTACCAAAGGGTATATATAAGATATCTGACACTGTTAATTTGAAAGATGGGATGAGTTTGATTGCAGGTAGTGACGTTGTAATAGAGGGCACTGGTAAAAACACTTTATTCGCTACAGGTAATGATAACACTTTTAAGGGTATAGAGTTTCAAAATTGCTCTATTGCTTTAAGGGTGTTATATGTAAAAGGAGTTAATATAACAAACTGCAGATTCACAAATAATATTAATTATGCAGCAATCGATATTTATGGAAGTAGTGATTGCACTATTACTAATTCATATTTCTATAATATAAACAAATATGGAATTAAAATAGATAAGAATAGTTCTAATATTACTATATATAAAAATTATTTTGATAACCCTAAGGTTTTTGGTGGATATAAGAATTCGCAGATAGGTGGACATGTTTACTGCTTAAGTGGCACCAAAATCAATGTGACAAACAATATTTTGAAAAATAGCGGTGGCCAAGGCATAATATTCGGTTACAGTTCAACCTTAGGTAAGGGTACAACTAACTGCATAGCACGTAATAATACCTGTATCGGAAATGGTCAAGAAGGTATCACAATTTATGGAGGTGTTAAGAAACTATCAAGTGGAAATTCTATTATAGGCAATACTTCTAAAAATAACAGATACAATCAAATAGAAGTATGGCAATCTGATAATAACACTGTAAGTGGCAATACAGTTGAAGAATCAACAGCTGGGCGTGGTAATCTAGGCGCAATATGTCTGTTTACTACAACTGGGACAACTGTTACTGGAAATACAGTACTATCTGCTCAAAATAATGGTATAGATATAACTGCTGGAAGTTTATATAACACTATAACAAATAATAGTATAGCAAATACAAACTTAAACAATAATATTACTGCTCCGCAAAAGGGTAATGCAATATTGCTTGACTCAGCTGGGATATCACAGCCACAATATACCACAATTAGAAATAATAAAATTAGTTCAAGTAATGGCATTATTCCTAAGAGTGGTATCTATTCAACTTCTAATAGTAATAAGTATAACAAAATAGATAGTAACTCTATAACAGGCTACAAATCTGGATTTCATTCTTATGCAAAAATGACTTGTGGAATGTAA